A segment of the Capnocytophaga sp. ARDL2 genome:
CGAAATACTGGTGAGTTCCCAAAAGACAAACAACATAATCAAATTGTCTGAAGAAACCACCCCAAGCATTGCCCCCATAAAAGCGGTAAGAAATCCGAAAAACCTCGGAGCCAGCACCTCTTTTTTCATGTAATATGAGGCGTATAAAAAGACCAATGTTCCAATTCCTGTAATTAGCAAATTGAACAACAGTGATAGTCCATCAAGAGTAAAATTGAGATTTATGCCTAACGAAGGCATCCAATCATAAGAAAAATAAAGAGCCTTTTCTCCTCTTTGTATTTTTGGCATATAGCTCAGAAAATACAAAAACAAAGAAAAAGGCAATAAAGCAAAGATTTTATAAAGTTTCGCAGGTATGTGTTTGCCCCACAAAATGAGCAAACACGCTACGAAAAAAGTTATTCCAATTGGTAAAATCATAGTTTAGTTAATTTTAAAGATTCCCTTTAGCGTAATCTTTCAAAAACTGTTCGAGTCCTAAATCTGTCAAAGGATGTTTGAGCAATCCTGTGATAGAAGACAAAGGACCAGTCATCACATCTGCACCGATTTTTGCACAGTTGATTATGTGCATAGTATGACGAACAGATGCTGCTAAAATTTGTGTTTCAAATTCGTAATTGTCATAGATTTGACGAATTTCATCGATTAAATTCAATCCATCTGTAGAAATATCGTCTAAACGACCCAAGAAAGGAGAAACATAGGTGGCACCTGCTTTAGCTGCCAACAATGCCTGTCCTGCCGAGAAAACCAAAGTAACATTGGTACGAATTCCTCTGTCTGAGAAATATTTACACGCTTTGATTCCGTCTTTAGTCATAGGCAATTTTACAACGATTTGTTCGTGCAATTCTACCAATTCCTCACCTTCTCTCACCATACCTTCAAAGTCAGTTGCAATTACTTCGGCTGACACATCACCCTCAACCAAGTTGCAAATATCCACATAGTGTTTATAGATATTGTTTTTGCCAGTGATTCCTTCTTTAGCCATCAACGACGGATTGGTAGTAACTCCGTCCAAAATTCCCAATTCTTGAGCTTCTTTTATCTGCTCTAAATTTGCCGTATCAATAAAAAATTTCATATATTTTTTCTTTATTTTGCACAAAACTAATGATTTTTTTTGGAAAATCCTAAAAACAAAGCTAAGACGCTCTATCCGTGATACTTTTCTATAGATTGCATGATTTCAACCAAAATTTTTACTGCTTCTACATCCAATGCGTTGTACATAGAAGCACGATATCCTCCCGATGTACGATGCCCTTTTAAATTTTTGATGGATGCCTCTTGACATAGTTTTTCAAATATTGAAGACATTTCCTCATTTTTCAGATAAAACAATGCATTCATTTTAGAACGATCCTTGATTTCTGCATGACCAAAAAATAATGGATTTCGATCGATTTCGTCGTACAAAATTTTTGCTTTTTCATTATTTTTAGCCTCTATTTTAGAAATTCCACCTTGCTTTTGAATCCATTGCATAGTAAGATTTGATACATAAATCGGAAAAACAGGAGGAGTATTGAGCATACTTTCATTTTTGATATGCTGCTTGTAATCGATAATTGGAGGTAAAATATTGGAAAATCTATCCAAAAACTGTTTTTCAATTACTATTAAAGACATACCCGCAGGAGACAAATTTTTTTGAACACCTGCATAAATCATAGCAAATTGTGAATAATCAATAGAACGGGAAAAAATATCCGAACTCATATCAGCTACAATTGGAACATCAACATCTGGAAAACTTTGATATTGTGTACCATAAATAGTATTATTTGAAGTAATATGCAAATAATTATAAGACTCATAAATATCAAAATCAGATGGAATATAACGATAGTTTTCATTTTTTGAAGAAGCTATTTCAATAACGGATCCCGAAAATTTTGCAGCATCAATCGCTTTTTGAGACCACACGCCTGTATTTATATAAGCAGCTTTGGATGCAGGAAATAAAAAATTTTGAGACAAACGATAAAACTCCATTGTAGCCCCTCCTTGCAAAAACAAAACACTGTAAAGATTGGCGTCCAATTGCATCAATTGTAATACACGATTTTTGGAGTCTTCCAATATCTGAATAAAATCATCACTACGATGAGATATTTCCAAAATCGACAATCCTGATTGATTATAATCAATTACAGCTTGAGAAGCTTCTTGATAAACTTCAAAGGGTAAAGTTGCAGGACCCGCACAAAAATTATAGCTTTTCATAATGTTACTTTTTCTTTTTCAAAAATACAATTGTTTGAGTGAAGAAAAAATTTTTCTTTAAGTTAAACCTGTTTTTTTCTATTAAAAAATTGATTGTAAAATATTTAAAATTCCACCAATTCGTTCAATAATTTTTTTTTCAAAAAAAAATCAAAAAAATATTTGTCAGAAATAAAAAAGTAACTACATTTGCAACGTGATACTGAAACACAAAGTAAGTATTCGACTCAGGAGAAATGGCAGAGTGGTCGAATGCGGCGGTCTTGAAAACCGTTGACTGTAACAGGTCCGGGGGTTCGAATCCCTCTTTCTCCGCAAAGCCTTGCAAATAAATGTAAGGCTTTTTTTTTACTACCCTTTTCATTATATAAATCAAAGTGAATTTATATCATTTTATTGAATTTGAATTTTAGTTCATCTATATGCAATTCAATTTCCAATAGTATCTTTTAATAAAATTTAAACATAAATAGAAAAAGTAAATTCTTTATTAATTTCTTACATTTTTAAGCAATAATTTATTTTTTACAAAAAAATTATTCCATTAAGATTGAATAGATAAAATATTCTTTTTTATCTTTGGGAATAATTCTTCAAAAAATGATAAAAAGAAACAGAATACTTTACTTAGGTCTTCTTTTGGGTGCATTTTCTGCGTCTGCTCAAGAGACAAAACTTTATAAAAACACTGACGAAAAATATTATCATGCGGTAAATCTGTACAATCGCGAATTATATGCTGTAGCAAAAGTACTATTTGATGAGGTTTCAGAAAGCGAAAACTATACTGAAATCGATGCAAATAGTGCCTATTATAGTGCTTCTTGTGCTGCAAAATTAGGTTACGATACTGCTGAAAATAGATTACTATACTTTAT
Coding sequences within it:
- the fsa gene encoding fructose-6-phosphate aldolase, which translates into the protein MKFFIDTANLEQIKEAQELGILDGVTTNPSLMAKEGITGKNNIYKHYVDICNLVEGDVSAEVIATDFEGMVREGEELVELHEQIVVKLPMTKDGIKACKYFSDRGIRTNVTLVFSAGQALLAAKAGATYVSPFLGRLDDISTDGLNLIDEIRQIYDNYEFETQILAASVRHTMHIINCAKIGADVMTGPLSSITGLLKHPLTDLGLEQFLKDYAKGNL
- the serC gene encoding 3-phosphoserine/phosphohydroxythreonine transaminase, which codes for MKSYNFCAGPATLPFEVYQEASQAVIDYNQSGLSILEISHRSDDFIQILEDSKNRVLQLMQLDANLYSVLFLQGGATMEFYRLSQNFLFPASKAAYINTGVWSQKAIDAAKFSGSVIEIASSKNENYRYIPSDFDIYESYNYLHITSNNTIYGTQYQSFPDVDVPIVADMSSDIFSRSIDYSQFAMIYAGVQKNLSPAGMSLIVIEKQFLDRFSNILPPIIDYKQHIKNESMLNTPPVFPIYVSNLTMQWIQKQGGISKIEAKNNEKAKILYDEIDRNPLFFGHAEIKDRSKMNALFYLKNEEMSSIFEKLCQEASIKNLKGHRTSGGYRASMYNALDVEAVKILVEIMQSIEKYHG